From Microbacterium pseudoresistens, the proteins below share one genomic window:
- the pheA gene encoding prephenate dehydratase has protein sequence MSRVTERRTYSYLGPAGTFTEAALDQVPEARGQDWRPVHNVGEALADVLEGRSHAAMIAIENSVEGGVTTTLDALATLPGLRIVGEYLVKVDFMLVAAPGTALDDVRVVAAHPVAYAQCHRWLGETLPSHQHVPAASNVASALGILDGTLPADAAVAAPGIVRHHDLTVLADDIGDNDNAVTRFVLVTRTIAPAPPTGADKTSLIVELPQDHPGALLELLEQFSTRGINLSLLQSRPIGDALGRYRFVLDADGHIHDERMADALLGIRRFSPGVVFLGSYPRADRKIVNYPDRYADDVFVEARDWLRSLVSGAPTQ, from the coding sequence GTGAGTCGGGTGACCGAACGCCGCACGTACAGCTATCTCGGACCCGCGGGAACCTTCACCGAGGCGGCCCTGGATCAGGTGCCCGAGGCGCGCGGCCAGGACTGGCGGCCCGTGCACAACGTCGGCGAGGCGCTCGCCGACGTGCTCGAGGGCCGCAGCCACGCGGCGATGATCGCGATCGAGAACTCCGTCGAGGGCGGGGTGACCACCACGCTCGACGCGCTGGCGACGCTGCCGGGCCTGCGCATCGTGGGCGAGTACCTCGTCAAGGTCGACTTCATGCTCGTGGCCGCCCCCGGCACCGCGCTCGACGACGTGCGCGTGGTCGCGGCCCATCCGGTCGCCTATGCGCAGTGCCACCGCTGGCTCGGCGAGACGCTGCCCTCGCACCAGCACGTGCCGGCGGCGAGCAACGTCGCCTCGGCCCTGGGCATCCTCGACGGCACGCTGCCCGCCGATGCCGCCGTCGCCGCGCCGGGCATCGTGCGCCACCACGACCTCACCGTGCTCGCCGACGACATCGGCGACAACGACAACGCCGTCACCCGGTTCGTGCTCGTCACCCGCACGATCGCCCCGGCTCCGCCCACGGGGGCCGACAAGACGTCGCTCATCGTCGAGCTGCCGCAGGATCACCCCGGCGCGCTGCTGGAGCTGCTGGAGCAGTTCTCCACCCGCGGCATCAACCTGTCTCTGCTGCAGTCGCGCCCCATCGGCGATGCGCTGGGCCGGTACCGGTTCGTGCTCGACGCCGACGGTCACATCCACGACGAGCGGATGGCGGATGCGCTGCTCGGCATCCGCCGGTTCAGCCCCGGCGTGGTGTTCCTCGGGTCGTACCCGCGTGCGGACCGCAAGATCGTGAACTACCCCGACCGCTACGCCGACGACGTGTTCGTCGAGGCGCGCGACTGGCTGCGCAGCCTCGTCAGCGGTGCCCCGACGCAGTAG
- a CDS encoding ATP-dependent Clp protease ATP-binding subunit has protein sequence MPDNTTPNDGTSAFDEFLARYLAGERAHEQRSIDLARFLSARTQEILQRAGRFALERGQRELDALHVLSVLVRDDSVASAVARIGSDAGAIAHAAEAGLPAASEAADVDGAVVTPSVQRALFHAFQVARASGSTYVDPEHLFFALVLAQDTPAGRTLADAGVTAEALTQGARETVTPSGAPATGADAASGTASETPMLDRFGTDLTALAREGALDPVIGRDDEIEQTIEILSRRTKNNPVLVGEAGVGKTAIVEGLARAIVSEAVPEQLRGTRVVALDLPAMLAGARYRGDFEERLTGTMDEIAAHRGEMIVFIDEVHTVVGAGGGSEGAMDAGNILKPRLARGELHLVGATTLKEYRTIEKDTALERRFQPVKVGEPSVEDAVAILRGLAPAYAEHHGVQYTDAALRAAVELGDRYLTERVLPDKAIDLIDQAGARLRLRLGVPADTEALRARLAELEADKNAAVSAEKYEDASRIRDAIAEVQEKLDGATSSAPATTASEDARSDEAVVDEAQIAAVISRATGIPVNRLTESERDRLAVLEDELHARVIGQDDAVTAVARAVRRNRTGMADARRPVGSFLFLGPTGVGKTELAKALAASLFDDDQAIIRFDMSEFGERHTVSRLVGAPPGYVGYDEAGQLTERVRRNPYAIVLFDEIEKAHPDVFNLLLQVLDDGRLTDGQGRTVDFRNTVIVMTSNIGSEFLASRSGALGFVADGGGDTGFGSEKELRDRVMGKLREAMRPEFLNRIDDIVLFRKLDQTQLERIVRLMLGATAARLAAREVSIDVTDAAVRWLAEHGYEPEYGARPLRRLIQREVDDRIADLFVTGALGDGGAVTVDADDTGIAVRTAALATAA, from the coding sequence ATGCCTGACAACACGACGCCGAACGACGGCACCAGCGCGTTCGACGAGTTCCTCGCCCGCTACCTCGCCGGCGAGCGCGCCCACGAGCAGCGCTCCATCGACCTCGCGCGGTTCCTCAGCGCACGCACGCAGGAGATCCTGCAGCGCGCGGGACGCTTCGCGCTCGAGCGCGGCCAGCGCGAGCTCGACGCCCTGCACGTGCTGAGCGTGCTCGTGCGCGACGACTCCGTCGCCTCCGCCGTCGCACGGATCGGCTCCGACGCGGGTGCGATCGCACACGCCGCCGAGGCGGGCCTTCCCGCCGCCTCGGAGGCCGCCGACGTCGACGGCGCCGTCGTGACGCCCTCCGTGCAGCGCGCCCTGTTCCACGCGTTCCAGGTCGCGCGCGCCTCCGGCTCGACCTACGTCGACCCGGAGCACCTCTTCTTCGCCCTCGTGCTCGCGCAGGACACCCCCGCCGGGCGCACGCTGGCCGACGCCGGCGTCACCGCCGAGGCGCTCACCCAGGGCGCCCGCGAGACGGTCACCCCCTCGGGTGCGCCGGCGACGGGCGCGGATGCGGCATCCGGCACCGCCTCCGAGACGCCGATGCTCGACCGCTTCGGCACCGACCTCACCGCGCTCGCGCGCGAAGGGGCGCTCGACCCGGTGATCGGCCGCGACGACGAGATCGAGCAGACGATCGAGATCCTCAGCCGCCGCACCAAGAACAACCCCGTGCTCGTCGGCGAGGCCGGCGTCGGCAAGACGGCGATCGTGGAGGGTCTGGCGCGCGCGATCGTCTCCGAGGCCGTGCCCGAGCAGTTGCGCGGCACCCGCGTGGTTGCGCTCGACCTGCCCGCCATGCTCGCCGGCGCCCGCTACCGCGGCGACTTCGAGGAGCGCCTCACCGGCACCATGGACGAGATCGCCGCGCACAGGGGCGAGATGATCGTCTTCATCGACGAGGTGCACACCGTCGTCGGCGCCGGAGGCGGCAGCGAGGGCGCCATGGATGCGGGCAACATCCTCAAGCCCCGCCTCGCCCGCGGCGAGCTGCACCTGGTGGGTGCGACGACGCTGAAGGAGTACCGCACGATCGAGAAGGACACGGCCCTGGAGCGCCGTTTCCAGCCGGTGAAGGTCGGGGAGCCCTCGGTGGAGGATGCCGTGGCGATCCTGCGGGGCCTCGCCCCCGCCTACGCCGAGCATCACGGCGTGCAGTACACGGATGCCGCCCTTCGCGCCGCCGTCGAGCTGGGCGACCGCTACCTCACCGAGCGTGTGCTGCCCGACAAGGCCATCGACCTCATCGACCAGGCCGGCGCCCGACTGCGGCTGCGTCTCGGGGTGCCCGCGGACACCGAGGCGCTGCGCGCGCGTCTGGCGGAGCTGGAGGCCGACAAGAACGCGGCCGTGAGCGCGGAGAAGTACGAAGACGCCTCGCGCATCCGCGACGCCATCGCCGAGGTGCAGGAGAAGCTCGATGGGGCGACGTCATCCGCTCCGGCGACGACCGCATCCGAGGATGCCCGATCCGACGAGGCCGTCGTCGACGAGGCGCAGATCGCCGCCGTCATCAGCCGCGCCACAGGGATCCCGGTGAACCGGCTCACCGAATCCGAGCGCGACCGGCTGGCCGTGCTCGAAGACGAGCTGCACGCCCGCGTGATCGGGCAGGACGACGCCGTGACCGCCGTGGCCAGGGCCGTGCGACGCAACCGCACCGGCATGGCCGATGCGCGCCGCCCCGTCGGATCCTTCCTGTTCCTCGGCCCCACCGGCGTCGGCAAGACCGAGCTGGCCAAGGCCCTCGCGGCGTCGCTGTTCGACGACGACCAGGCGATCATCCGCTTCGACATGAGCGAGTTCGGCGAGCGCCACACGGTCTCGCGTCTCGTCGGCGCCCCTCCGGGATACGTCGGCTACGACGAGGCCGGGCAGCTCACCGAGCGCGTGCGCCGCAATCCGTACGCGATCGTGCTGTTCGACGAGATCGAGAAGGCACATCCCGACGTGTTCAACCTGCTGCTGCAGGTGCTCGACGACGGGCGGCTCACCGACGGCCAGGGCCGCACGGTCGACTTCCGCAACACGGTGATCGTGATGACCTCGAACATCGGCTCCGAGTTCCTCGCTTCGCGCTCCGGGGCGCTGGGCTTCGTCGCCGACGGCGGCGGGGACACCGGCTTCGGCAGCGAGAAGGAGCTGCGCGACCGGGTCATGGGCAAGCTCCGCGAGGCCATGCGGCCGGAGTTCCTCAACCGCATCGACGACATCGTGCTGTTCCGCAAGCTCGACCAGACCCAGCTGGAGCGCATCGTGCGGCTCATGCTCGGCGCGACCGCCGCACGGCTGGCCGCGCGCGAGGTCTCGATCGACGTCACGGATGCCGCCGTGCGCTGGCTCGCCGAGCACGGCTACGAGCCCGAGTACGGGGCGCGTCCGCTGCGCCGACTCATCCAGCGCGAGGTCGACGACCGCATCGCCGACCTGTTCGTCACGGGTGCCCTCGGCGACGGCGGCGCGGTGACGGTCGATGCCGACGACACCGGGATCGCCGTGAGAACAGCCGCGCTGGCGACAGCGGCCTGA
- a CDS encoding LacI family DNA-binding transcriptional regulator, giving the protein MTRRLAEVAQKVGVSEATVSRVLNGKPGVSEATRQAVLTALDVLGYERPTKLRGERARLVGLVAPELTNPIFPALAEIVGGGLAQNGYTPVLCTQNAGGIGITEADYVDLLLAQHVSGVIFLGGLYTQADAPHEHYDRLRQVNLPTVLVNARVESLPFPAIAADDAAAGEQAVSHLHQLGHRRIGLLLGPSDHVPSRRKRTAAERALASLGDPLDSSLVVHGNYALESGQAGAAKLLDRGATAIVCASDPLALGAIRCARRRGVSVPGEVSVVGFDDSALMSCTEPPLTTVRQPIEAMGRAAVELLLAQIAGTASATDELLFEPELVLRGSTAPLRG; this is encoded by the coding sequence ATGACGAGACGGTTGGCGGAGGTCGCACAGAAGGTCGGCGTGAGCGAGGCCACGGTCTCTCGCGTGCTCAACGGCAAGCCCGGGGTCTCGGAGGCCACGCGGCAGGCCGTGCTCACGGCGCTCGACGTGCTGGGGTACGAGCGGCCCACCAAGCTGCGCGGCGAGCGCGCGCGCCTGGTCGGGCTCGTGGCGCCGGAGCTGACCAACCCGATCTTCCCCGCCCTGGCCGAGATCGTCGGCGGCGGGCTCGCGCAGAACGGCTACACCCCCGTGCTCTGCACGCAGAACGCGGGGGGCATCGGCATCACCGAGGCCGACTACGTCGATCTGCTGCTGGCCCAGCACGTGTCGGGCGTGATCTTCCTCGGCGGCCTGTACACCCAGGCGGATGCTCCGCACGAGCACTACGACCGACTGCGGCAGGTGAACCTGCCCACCGTGCTCGTGAACGCGCGGGTCGAGAGCCTGCCGTTCCCCGCGATCGCGGCCGACGACGCGGCGGCGGGCGAGCAGGCTGTCTCGCACCTGCATCAGCTCGGGCATCGACGCATCGGCCTGCTGCTCGGCCCCTCCGATCACGTGCCGTCGCGGCGCAAGCGCACGGCGGCCGAGCGGGCGCTCGCGAGCTTGGGCGACCCGCTCGACTCCAGCCTCGTCGTGCACGGGAACTACGCGCTCGAATCCGGTCAGGCGGGGGCGGCGAAGCTGCTGGACCGTGGCGCCACGGCGATCGTGTGCGCCAGCGACCCGCTCGCCCTCGGCGCCATCCGCTGCGCCCGTCGGCGGGGCGTCTCGGTGCCCGGTGAGGTGTCGGTGGTGGGCTTCGATGACTCCGCCCTGATGAGCTGCACCGAGCCGCCGCTGACGACGGTGCGCCAGCCGATCGAGGCGATGGGGCGCGCCGCCGTGGAGCTGCTGCTGGCGCAGATCGCGGGCACGGCGAGCGCGACCGATGAGCTGCTTTTCGAGCCCGAGCTCGTGCTCCGCGGGTCGACGGCGCCTCTGCGGGGCTGA
- a CDS encoding glycoside hydrolase family 13 protein, with protein MDTEATGHADDWWRTAVIYQVYVRSFADGDGDGIGDLRGVRERLPYLAALGVDALWFTPWYPSPFADGGYDVADYRDIHPWFGVLADAEALIADAAELGIRTIIDVVPNHVSAEHPWFRAALAAGPGSPERERFWFHPGRGEDGSVIPTRWESSFQGSTWTRTVGADGTPGEWYLHLFTPEQPDLNWNHPDVHREHEDVLRFWFDRGVAGVRIDSAALLVKDAALPEVGESADGTHPAQDRDELHDVYRSWRRVADGYTPPRVLVGEIWLDDVDRFAAYLRSDEMHTAFNFDFMTQPYDAAAFRESIARTLHAHAPVGAPSTWVLSNHDVTRPVTRYGREESGFAFLDKRFGTPTDLERGTRRARAVSLVVAALPGCLYIYQGDELGLPEVEDLPRESIQDPMHFRSGGVDPGRDGCRVPLPWSGDRPPYGFGRTGEPWLPQPDDWAARTVEAQDADASSMLSLYRRTLHLRRTLEPLRSGSFAWIEGLGDDVLAFRRGDLACVLNMGQAPIPLPPAASAVLASDELTDHLLPGDTAVWLQGASAFAGADHLGSPA; from the coding sequence ATGGACACCGAGGCAACCGGCCACGCCGACGACTGGTGGCGCACCGCCGTGATCTATCAGGTGTACGTGCGCAGCTTCGCCGACGGTGACGGCGACGGGATCGGCGACCTGCGCGGCGTGCGCGAGCGGCTGCCGTACCTGGCCGCGCTCGGCGTCGACGCCCTCTGGTTCACCCCGTGGTATCCGTCGCCGTTCGCCGACGGCGGCTACGACGTGGCCGACTACCGCGACATCCATCCCTGGTTCGGCGTGCTCGCCGACGCCGAGGCGCTCATCGCGGATGCGGCAGAGCTCGGCATCCGCACGATCATCGACGTCGTGCCCAACCACGTGAGCGCCGAGCATCCGTGGTTCCGCGCGGCGCTGGCCGCGGGCCCCGGCTCGCCCGAGCGCGAGCGGTTCTGGTTCCACCCCGGGCGCGGCGAGGACGGCTCCGTCATCCCCACCCGGTGGGAGTCGAGCTTCCAGGGCAGCACGTGGACGCGCACGGTCGGCGCCGACGGCACCCCGGGCGAGTGGTACCTTCACCTGTTCACCCCCGAGCAGCCCGACCTCAACTGGAACCATCCCGATGTGCACCGCGAGCACGAGGACGTGCTGCGGTTCTGGTTCGACCGCGGCGTCGCGGGGGTGCGCATCGACTCGGCGGCCCTGCTGGTGAAGGATGCGGCGCTGCCCGAGGTCGGCGAGAGCGCCGACGGCACGCATCCCGCCCAGGATCGCGACGAGCTGCACGACGTCTACCGGTCGTGGCGGCGGGTCGCCGACGGCTACACGCCGCCGCGCGTGCTCGTGGGCGAGATCTGGCTCGACGACGTCGACCGCTTCGCCGCCTACCTGCGCTCCGACGAGATGCACACGGCGTTCAACTTCGACTTCATGACGCAGCCGTACGACGCCGCGGCGTTCCGGGAGTCGATCGCGCGCACCCTGCACGCCCATGCGCCCGTGGGCGCGCCGAGCACGTGGGTGCTCTCCAACCATGACGTCACCCGCCCCGTCACCCGCTACGGGCGCGAGGAGTCGGGCTTCGCCTTTCTCGACAAGCGCTTCGGCACACCCACCGACCTGGAGCGCGGCACGAGGCGCGCCAGGGCCGTGAGCCTCGTGGTCGCGGCGCTGCCCGGATGCCTGTACATCTACCAGGGCGACGAGCTGGGCCTGCCGGAGGTCGAGGATCTGCCGCGCGAGAGCATCCAGGATCCGATGCACTTCCGCTCCGGCGGGGTGGATCCGGGCCGCGACGGATGCCGTGTGCCGCTGCCGTGGTCGGGCGACCGGCCGCCGTACGGGTTCGGACGCACCGGCGAGCCGTGGCTACCGCAGCCGGACGACTGGGCGGCCCGCACCGTCGAGGCGCAGGACGCAGACGCGTCGTCGATGCTGTCGCTGTACCGTCGCACGCTGCACCTGCGCCGCACCCTCGAGCCGCTGCGCTCGGGATCGTTCGCCTGGATCGAGGGCCTCGGCGACGACGTGCTCGCCTTCCGCCGCGGCGATCTCGCCTGCGTGCTGAACATGGGCCAGGCCCCCATCCCGCTGCCTCCGGCCGCATCCGCCGTGCTGGCCAGCGACGAGCTCACCGACCACCTGCTGCCAGGCGACACCGCCGTCTGGCTGCAGGGGGCGTCCGCATTCGCGGGCGCCGACCATCTGGGATCACCGGCGTGA
- a CDS encoding extracellular solute-binding protein — MRSPRKVLLTGTVLLAAAGLLAGCGTGQAGAGDGRVQLRVATFPPGADAAAYEAFAAQEEQFEKEHPDIDVIGVEYEWEGPTFAVQLAGGSLPDVFTVPFTDTKTLLENGQLTDVTDAIERLGYTDAFNDVILDGVTGDDGHLYGFPRQAYAMGLHYNRELFAEAGLDPDAPPTTWDEVREYAKQITEKTGKAGYAQMAANNTGGWQLTAATVARGGRTQVDEADGSATSTIDNDATKAALQFLHDVRWTDGSFGARFDLDWGTINQEFAAGNLGMYTSGSDVYTALVRDFGMAPETYGLGVVPVEGDDPGTLGGGDVAVISPTADETTVDAAVEWIDWYYMQKLLDEDAAVADAKTLADSGQAVGTPLLPVLSREQYEESLTWIEPYINVPRDQMSAFIDDIWEQTPVGEPKKKTQEVYALLDTVVQTVLTQQDADIDALLKNAQSDAQALLDQ, encoded by the coding sequence ATGAGGTCACCACGAAAGGTCCTGCTCACCGGCACGGTGCTGCTCGCCGCCGCCGGACTGCTCGCCGGCTGCGGCACCGGACAGGCGGGAGCAGGCGACGGCCGCGTGCAGCTGCGCGTCGCCACCTTCCCGCCCGGCGCCGACGCCGCGGCGTACGAGGCGTTCGCCGCGCAGGAGGAGCAGTTCGAGAAGGAGCATCCCGACATCGACGTGATCGGAGTCGAATACGAATGGGAGGGGCCGACCTTCGCCGTGCAGCTGGCGGGCGGTTCTCTCCCCGACGTCTTCACCGTTCCCTTCACCGACACCAAGACGCTGCTGGAGAACGGCCAGCTCACCGACGTGACCGACGCCATCGAGCGCCTGGGCTACACGGATGCCTTCAACGACGTCATCCTCGACGGCGTCACCGGCGACGACGGCCACCTCTACGGCTTCCCGCGGCAGGCGTATGCCATGGGCCTGCACTACAACCGCGAGCTGTTCGCCGAAGCGGGTCTGGACCCCGACGCCCCGCCCACGACGTGGGACGAGGTGCGCGAGTACGCGAAGCAGATCACCGAGAAGACCGGCAAGGCCGGGTACGCGCAGATGGCGGCCAACAACACCGGGGGCTGGCAGCTCACCGCGGCCACCGTCGCCCGCGGCGGTCGCACCCAGGTCGACGAGGCCGACGGCTCGGCCACCTCGACGATCGACAACGACGCCACGAAGGCGGCGCTGCAGTTCCTGCACGACGTGCGGTGGACCGACGGATCGTTCGGGGCCCGGTTCGACCTGGACTGGGGCACGATCAACCAGGAGTTCGCCGCGGGCAACCTCGGCATGTACACGTCGGGATCCGACGTGTACACCGCCCTCGTGCGCGACTTCGGCATGGCGCCCGAGACGTACGGCCTCGGAGTCGTGCCCGTCGAGGGCGACGATCCGGGCACCCTCGGCGGCGGCGATGTCGCGGTGATCAGCCCCACGGCGGATGAGACGACGGTCGATGCCGCCGTCGAGTGGATCGACTGGTACTACATGCAGAAGCTGCTCGACGAGGATGCTGCGGTCGCCGATGCCAAGACGCTCGCCGATTCCGGCCAGGCCGTCGGCACCCCGCTGCTGCCCGTGCTCAGCCGCGAGCAGTACGAGGAGTCGCTGACCTGGATCGAGCCGTACATCAATGTACCGCGCGACCAGATGAGTGCGTTCATCGACGACATCTGGGAGCAGACGCCGGTGGGCGAGCCGAAGAAGAAGACGCAGGAGGTCTACGCCCTGCTCGACACCGTCGTGCAGACCGTGCTCACCCAGCAGGACGCCGATATCGACGCCCTGCTGAAGAACGCGCAGTCCGACGCGCAGGCGCTGCTGGATCAGTGA
- a CDS encoding ABC transporter permease subunit: MTARTPTSPEPRVRARLRRTPATWYRGGGLWNLLFLAPMIVVFAVFSWSPIVQSVLMSLQKTNLITADWVGFANYAKVLTDPLLGEAAMNTLWFAALALLFGFPVPLLMAVLMSEVRRAKGLYSALAYLPVVVPPVVAVLLWKFFYSADANGVFNTVLGVVGIPPQPWIQDAVQAMPSLVLEATWAGAGGSIIIYLAALLGVPPELYDAAEVDGAGIWSKVWHVTLPQLRGILFIMLILQIIATAQVFLEPFLFTGGGPAGATRTILLYIYDKAFRNSLGGAYGEATAVSVLLAIALALLSALYFRLTTRWSTA; this comes from the coding sequence GTGACGGCTCGGACCCCCACGTCGCCGGAGCCGCGCGTTCGCGCGCGGCTCCGGCGCACGCCTGCCACCTGGTACCGCGGCGGCGGGCTGTGGAACCTGCTGTTCCTGGCGCCGATGATCGTCGTGTTCGCGGTGTTCAGCTGGTCGCCCATCGTGCAGTCGGTGCTGATGAGCCTGCAGAAGACCAACCTGATCACGGCGGACTGGGTCGGCTTCGCCAACTACGCGAAGGTGCTCACCGATCCGCTGCTGGGCGAGGCCGCGATGAACACGCTGTGGTTCGCCGCGCTCGCCCTGCTGTTCGGCTTCCCCGTGCCGCTGCTCATGGCCGTGCTCATGAGCGAGGTCCGCCGAGCCAAGGGCCTGTACTCGGCGCTGGCCTACCTGCCTGTGGTGGTCCCGCCGGTCGTCGCCGTCCTGCTGTGGAAGTTCTTCTACTCCGCCGATGCGAACGGCGTCTTCAACACCGTGCTCGGCGTGGTCGGCATCCCGCCGCAGCCGTGGATCCAGGACGCCGTGCAGGCCATGCCCTCGCTCGTGCTCGAGGCGACGTGGGCCGGAGCTGGTGGATCGATCATCATCTACCTCGCCGCTCTGCTGGGCGTGCCGCCCGAGCTCTACGACGCCGCCGAGGTCGACGGCGCGGGCATCTGGAGCAAGGTGTGGCACGTGACCCTGCCGCAGCTGCGCGGGATCCTGTTCATCATGCTCATCCTGCAGATCATCGCGACGGCGCAGGTGTTCCTCGAACCGTTCCTGTTCACCGGCGGCGGCCCTGCGGGCGCGACCAGGACCATCCTGCTCTACATCTATGACAAGGCGTTCCGCAACAGTCTGGGCGGCGCGTACGGCGAGGCCACCGCCGTGTCGGTGCTGCTCGCGATCGCCCTGGCGCTGCTCAGCGCCCTGTATTTCCGACTCACCACCCGATGGAGCACCGCATGA
- a CDS encoding carbohydrate ABC transporter permease, which translates to MSARTARTARPADAEAERTIVSASDRRKPGIRTGMAFTHVFLFVTLVIAGLGPILWLMKAAVTPTQDTLQQPFALWPNGIDWQNLAAAWNDIGISQYFWNTIALAAGAWLFQLFVATTAGYGLSVLRPRYAPILNGLVLATLFIPGVVLLVPLYLTIVHPPLIGQSLLNNYLAVWLPMAANAFNILLVKRFFDALPREVFEAARTDGAGPVRLFWSIVLPMSKPILGVVSVFAIIAAWKDYLWPMLVLRDPAVQPLSVRLPAVQSQTELDVFLAALAIATLIPIAMFLAFQSVFLRSAGLGGAVKG; encoded by the coding sequence ATGAGCGCCCGCACCGCCCGCACCGCCCGCCCGGCGGATGCCGAGGCCGAGCGCACGATCGTCTCGGCATCCGATCGGCGAAAGCCGGGCATCCGCACGGGCATGGCGTTCACGCACGTCTTCCTCTTCGTCACGCTCGTCATCGCGGGGCTCGGGCCGATCCTCTGGCTCATGAAGGCCGCCGTCACCCCGACGCAGGACACCCTGCAGCAGCCGTTCGCGCTGTGGCCGAACGGCATCGACTGGCAGAATCTCGCCGCCGCATGGAACGACATCGGCATCTCGCAGTACTTCTGGAACACGATCGCGCTGGCCGCCGGCGCCTGGCTGTTCCAGCTGTTCGTCGCCACGACCGCGGGGTACGGGCTCTCGGTGCTGCGACCGCGCTACGCGCCCATCCTCAACGGGCTCGTGCTGGCGACCCTGTTCATCCCCGGGGTCGTGCTGCTCGTGCCGTTGTACCTGACGATCGTGCATCCGCCGCTGATCGGGCAATCGCTGCTGAACAACTACCTCGCCGTGTGGTTGCCGATGGCGGCCAATGCCTTCAACATCCTGCTCGTCAAGCGCTTCTTCGATGCGCTGCCCCGAGAGGTGTTCGAGGCGGCGCGCACCGACGGCGCGGGCCCGGTGCGGCTGTTCTGGTCGATCGTGCTGCCGATGTCGAAGCCGATCCTGGGCGTGGTGTCGGTGTTCGCGATCATCGCGGCGTGGAAGGACTACCTGTGGCCCATGCTCGTGCTGCGCGACCCCGCCGTGCAGCCGCTGTCGGTGCGGCTTCCGGCCGTGCAGTCGCAGACCGAGCTCGACGTCTTCCTCGCCGCGCTCGCGATCGCCACGCTCATCCCGATCGCGATGTTCCTCGCGTTCCAGTCGGTGTTCCTGCGCTCGGCCGGGCTCGGGGGTGCCGTCAAGGGGTGA
- a CDS encoding LLM class flavin-dependent oxidoreductase — protein sequence MRMTPALSVLDLVPVRTGQTSTEAVAASLDLVHRADERGLRRYWFAEHHNMPAVASTAPPVLIAAAAARTKRIRVGSGGVMLPNHAPLIVAEQFAALEALAPGRIDLGIGRAPGSDPVITQLLRASGAAGDVERFPSHVQDIGMLLSAEGATVEFTSGGTYSVHATPAATGTAEVWLLGSSDYSAQLAASLGLPYVFANHFSGAGLERALELYRGGFQPTEAHPHPLTFVTVNAVAAPTAEEAEQRALPQLRMMARLRLNRPLVALETVEEARAALQENPDAQERQIMDAARARWLVGTGETVAAELRAFAERHGVDEIMISPVAGSFDAEPRDRAPGRVQTVDLVVDALDG from the coding sequence ATGAGGATGACTCCCGCACTCTCCGTCCTCGACCTCGTGCCCGTGCGCACAGGGCAGACCAGCACCGAGGCCGTGGCCGCCTCGCTCGACCTCGTGCATCGCGCCGACGAACGGGGGCTGCGCCGCTACTGGTTCGCCGAGCACCACAACATGCCGGCCGTCGCCTCCACCGCCCCGCCCGTACTCATCGCCGCGGCGGCGGCGCGCACGAAGCGCATCCGGGTGGGCTCGGGCGGCGTCATGCTGCCCAACCACGCCCCGCTCATCGTGGCCGAGCAGTTCGCCGCACTCGAGGCGCTGGCCCCTGGCCGGATCGACCTCGGCATCGGCCGGGCGCCGGGCAGCGATCCCGTCATCACCCAGCTGCTGCGGGCATCCGGCGCGGCGGGCGACGTGGAGCGTTTCCCTTCGCACGTTCAGGACATCGGGATGCTCCTATCGGCCGAGGGCGCGACGGTGGAGTTCACCAGCGGCGGCACCTACTCCGTGCACGCGACCCCCGCCGCGACCGGCACCGCCGAGGTGTGGCTGCTCGGCTCCAGCGACTACTCCGCGCAGCTGGCCGCCTCGCTCGGCCTGCCCTACGTCTTCGCCAACCACTTCTCCGGCGCGGGGCTGGAGCGGGCGCTCGAGCTGTACCGCGGCGGGTTCCAGCCGACCGAGGCGCATCCGCATCCACTGACCTTCGTCACCGTGAACGCCGTCGCCGCGCCCACGGCCGAGGAGGCCGAGCAGCGCGCACTGCCGCAGCTGCGGATGATGGCCCGGCTGCGACTGAACCGCCCGCTCGTCGCGCTGGAGACCGTCGAGGAGGCGCGGGCCGCGCTGCAGGAGAACCCGGATGCGCAGGAGCGGCAGATCATGGACGCCGCCCGCGCGCGCTGGCTCGTCGGCACCGGCGAGACGGTCGCGGCAGAGCTGCGCGCCTTCGCCGAACGGCACGGGGTCGACGAGATCATGATCTCGCCCGTCGCCGGGTCGTTCGACGCCGAGCCCCGCGACCGCGCCCCGGGCCGCGTGCAGACGGTCGACCTCGTCGTCGACGCGCTCGACGGCTGA